In Pieris napi chromosome 2, ilPieNapi1.2, whole genome shotgun sequence, the following proteins share a genomic window:
- the LOC125060292 gene encoding alpha-ketoglutarate-dependent dioxygenase alkB homolog 7, mitochondrial, with the protein MRLLTLNLLRSCNFDLNKLRFFCSTEKVIEPKSEIQKISGDPSLIEFHPSWKADEETDLRKQVLRDMRVIPDFINETEEISLLSEVEPQLKRMRYEFDHWDNAIEGYRETERQAWNEQNSVTLARVRSVAFDNGIELLPHTHVLDLAPAGYIKPHVDAVRFCGDTIAGLCLLSGAVMRLMHENSPDYVLDALLPRRSLYIMSGVVRYQFNHAVLSNEKSVWRGGKLIKKRRVAIITREQPKKPSDLI; encoded by the exons ATGCGCTTACTAACCTTAAACCTATTACGAAGTTGTAACTTCGATCTAAATAAACTGCGATTTTTCTGTTCTACTGAAAAGGTTATAGAACCGAAGAGTGAGATACAAAAGATTTCTG gCGACCCTAGCTTAATAGAATTTCATCCGTCATGGAAAGCTGACGAGGAAACAGACTTAAGAAAGCAGGTCCTACGTGATATGCGAGTGATTCCTGACTTTATTAACGAGACAGAAGAAATTTCTCTGCTATCTGAGGTGGAACCGCAGCTTAAACGGATGAGATATGAGTTTGATCATTGGGATAAT GCAATAGAAGGCTATCGTGAAACAGAGCGTCAAGCATGGAACGAGCAGAACAGTGTGACTCTGGCAAGAGTTCGGTCAGTTGCATTTGACAATGGTATAGAGCTTCTACCGCATACACATGTCTTAGACCTTGCACCTGCAGGGTATATTAAGCCTCATGTTGATGCTGTTCGG TTCTGTGGTGACACCATAGCAGGTCTGTGTTTGTTATCTGGAGCTGTAATGAGGCTTATGCATGAGAACAGTCCTGATTATGTCTTAGATGCATTGCTGCCAAGAAGATCACTATACATTATGAg CGGCGTGGTGCGATACCAGTTTAATCACGCGGTTTTGTCCAATGAGAAAAGTGTATGGCGTGGGGGGAAACTAATCAAGAAGCGGCGAGTAGCAATTATTACCAGAGAACAACCAAAAAAACCatcagatttaatttaa